The following are from one region of the Gadus chalcogrammus isolate NIFS_2021 chromosome 19, NIFS_Gcha_1.0, whole genome shotgun sequence genome:
- the ifrd1 gene encoding interferon-related developmental regulator 1, translating to MPRSKKRNSRGGQQSGAHPFSDEDASIETLSHCSSFSDHNSGADEGGETAEDAAQDDFQYKLKGFIDSTVDKSAKTRQGALDGLRSAMATRILYEFISERRMTITDSIERCLKKGKGEEQSAAASLACLLCIQLGSGIESEEVLKTLKPLFMSILADTSANVQARQAVAKTLGLCTLVAEDDILDVHATMESFERLFVHSYARGDGSRPAIGPQVSALHTNALLSWALLLTICTASQIREVLRKHLPRLPSLLESEHVSMRIAAGETISLLFELARDMDAEFEFEDGEVLCDKLSALATDCNKHRTKVDKRKQRSVFRDVLRAVEEGDFQSESIRFGTERMTVDSWSRKRMYDAFREFVGAGMNYHLQANEFIRDVFELGPPMLVDSATLKAMKISRLERHLYNSAAFKARTKARNKFRDKRVDVGEF from the exons ATGCCAAGGTCCAAGAAGAGGAATAGCCGGG GGGGGCAGCAGAGTGGTGCGCATCCCTTCAGCGATGAGGATGCCTCTATCGAGACCCTCAGCCACTGCAGCAGTTTCAGTGACCACAACAGTGGAGCTGATGAAG GGGGCGAGACTGCTGAAGATGCTGCCCAGGATGACTTCCAGTACAAGCTGAAGGGCTTTATCGACAGCACGGTCGATAAGAG TGCGAAGACCAGACAGGGTGCTCTGGACGGCCTGAGGAGCGCCATGGCGACCCGCATCCTGTACGAGTTCATCTCGGAgaggaggatgaccatcacggACAGCATCGAGCGCTGTCTCAAGAAAG GTAAGGGTGAGGAGCAGAGTGCCGCAGCGTCCCTGGCCTGCCTGCTGTGCATCCAGCTGGGCTCGGGCATCGAAAGCGAGGAGGTGCTGAAGACCCTGAAGCCCCTCTTCATGAGCATCCTGGCGGACACGTCGGCCAACGTCCAGGCCAGACAGGCG GTCGCCAAAACGTTGGGCCTGTGTACTCTGGTGGCTGAAGACGACATCTTG GACGTGCACGCCACCATGGAGAGCTTCGAGCGCCTGTTCGTCCACTCGTACGCCCGCGGCGACGGCAGCCGACCGGCCATCGGCCCCCAGGTCAGCGCTCTGCACACCAACGCCCTGCTGTCCTGGGCCCTGCTGCTGACCATCTGCACCGCCAGCCAGATCCGCGAGGTCCTGCGCAA GCATCTGCCCAGGCTGCCCTCGTTGCTGGAGAGCGAGCACGTGAGCATGCGCATCGCGGCGGGAGAGACCATCTCGCTGCTGTTTGAGCTGGCCCGCGACATGGACGCG GAGTTTGAGTTTGAGGACGGCGAGGTCCTGTGTGACAAGCTGAGCGCGCTGGCGACCGACTGCAACAAGCACCGCACCAAGGTGGACAAACGCAAGCAGCGCTCCGTGTTCAGGGACGTTCTGAGGGCCGTTGAG GAGGGGGACTTCCAGTCAGAGAGCATCCGCTTCGGGACTGAGCGCATGACCGTCGACAGCTGGAGCAGGAAGCGCATGTACGACGCCTTCCGGGAGTTTGTGGGCGCCGGGATGAACTACCACCTGCAG GCCAACGAGTTCATCCGAGACGTGTTTGAACTGGGGCCCCCTATGCTGGTCGACTCGGCCACGCTGAAGGCCATGAAGATCTCACGCCTCGAACGG CATCTGTACAACTCTGCTGCGTTCAAGGCCAGGACCAAAGCCAGGAACAAGTTCAGAGATAAGAGGGTCGACGTCGGTGAATTCTAG